The following DNA comes from Gambusia affinis linkage group LG21, SWU_Gaff_1.0, whole genome shotgun sequence.
TTGGCCTGTGGCTTGGAGAAAGTTCCACTCATTTCCAATGATTCCAGATCAGCACTAGAGGCAAAAGACTTTGATCGCTTTTTTATATGATTGGGCCTTTCGATGTGCATTGGTGGGAGACTAATTGCTTCCCGGCCTGGTTCTGGACCACCAGTGAAATGTGctcctgatttaaaacaagccaGTCTTTCATCCGCACTGTCATTTTTAAATCGACTCACATTTGGTCTTTTGCTAATTGTATCTTCCATCTCTTTGTTAATAGTCTCCAATTCACCAATTGCGTCACAGGGTCGTCGGTTCACTGGCTTCAAGAGAAATTGCCCAAAGACCAGTTGTTCTTCACTTTCAGGTGGACTGCTCTTCTTAAGAGAAGATAACTGATGTTCTCCCTGATTATGTGTCTTGGTAGGAGATGAGGAGTCCTGTTGTGTGTGCTGAAGTGATTCTGTTTGTGTTGGGCTTAAGCTAAGACGGGAGAAGGCGCTGTTACTGGAAAGATGAAGGTTCTTTTGACCTGTCATTGGGTATCCATAAGAGGAGGCACCATCAGTCCCAACATCAAGATCCATAGTTGTATCTGAGGCTGAATGAAGAGCCTCCTGTCTCTTGGTAGGGCTTTGGGTTTCTGGACTTTTAAAACCTGTCACAGGTGAGCCTGTTTGGGTTTCCTGGTTACGGTATTGGTTTCCAGGCCAAGATCCACCATAGCCTAACTCTTTGTCCTCATTTGCTTGAAGTACCCAGGCGTCTATGACCTCCTTTCTTAAAGGAGCTCTTTTGTAATTCCTCATTGAGGACGTGCTGGTAGTGTGGTAGTGAGAGTAGTGTGACTTGATAGGGATCTCGTTCACAGACTTGCTACGGATGTTGGGGCTTTCTTTGAGACCTACAGCAAAAGTGTCAGTGTTCGTAATGGTCAGGTTTGGCATTGCCTCATTATTGTTCTGATCAGCTGCTAAGCCTTTATTAATGTTTGTCGGCGTGTGAACGGGGACAGACACGAGGCAGAAAATAGTTTCACTCACTCTTCTTTTGGTGTTCCTTTGGATTTCTTGCCCTGACTCTGGAACAATTGTTTTTACTTGTGTGATGGTTTCTGCAAAGACCTGGTCTGAACTGGACCCCTGACGAGAAAAGGTCCTTGTTAATGGGAGCTGAAAAGCTGAAGAGGGGGAGGATGGCGATGGTAGAGTGTTGAGATGTCtgttgttgcagttttggtcagGTGCTCGGAAGTTACTTATAGAGTCTTTGTGCAAATCACTTCGCcaccttttattttcattgtccACATTGCTAGAAGACGTCTGGTTATTTTCACCTGCCAGTTTGGCAGAGACAAAAGGCCCCAGTGGCGGGGGCAAAAAGGCACTGTCATCGGGTGCAGGCTCCGATACGGTGACGCTGGGAAGCTCATTACGGATGTGGCGGATTTTGTCAGCGTCCGTCAGAGAGTTACCACCCAGAGCTGAGGAAATGTGACGAATGCGAGGATCATCAAAGGAGATATACTGAACTCCTCCTCCTGAATGCTCCTGGGTTGAATACACAGGGTAAAGCTGCTTCTGGCTGGATGCACTTCTGTCTCTGTGGGGACCAGGCCAGGAACAAGCTGGATGCCTGATGAACCAATGAGATCCATCAGGAGCCACTTGTATCTGTGGATACATATCCCCTCTGTACCTAAAAGTTaaaggaacaaagaaaacatgaaaatcaaTACAATGGTTTTATGAACAGATGCACTTGAATAAATGTGTAGCACTATTCTGCTGTATATTTAGACATATAAAGCACAAATAATGAaagattattaattaaaaaaaatgtctgcctCAAATACCTGATTGGactactgtatttttttatctttatgcaATAAACCCACACCTTGTTACAGCTGACaatgttttcatctgaattAGTTGATTGGAATGACTGACAATTTGGCTCTTAAGATAGTTTAATGCAGTTTTCGTCAGTTGGACAAATAGAACAAGTTGCTTGCCTGCTTTTTAATCTtagcattttgaaattttatttgcttatgTTTCAATTGTCTGATAATTCACTTACATCACCTTGATACATGCATGTATTATGAGGAATGCACTAGGAACTGgtccaaaatgtttcaaatcggATGTGGATTTTCAAAACCAATTTGATGCTGCTGTAGCTGAAACCACAGTGTTAGCTAGCAGCACCTTTTGTTAACCAACACTATGGGTGCAGCAGATTACAAAATTACTTATAGCAGACTAACAACAGTCGATAGGATTTGCATTTCATGGGGACTCTCGTATCAATCTATAAAAGTATCCTGAATTGGACCATCTTAGGTTTACTTCAAGTTTTATATTGAgatcttttccttttgttcttctCTGGGAAGGCAATGAAGAACCCGCTGCACTGGTTAGGCTGTAGAGAAAACATCCTGTCTGTAAGTGAAAGACAGTGGCTAACACACATGAATGATGTTCATGTGTGTTAGACACAGACTGAGGCTTTAGGGGCAAGAACAACTGTTTGAAATGATTACTTAGCTAATTCAAATACCTTGACTGAGAAAAGAACTATGCTGAGATGTTATAtgataaaactaaactataatcCTAGTTTCTGCTTAATAAATGAATTTTCATGAGAATGAgaccaaatttaaataaaacagatgacAGACAATTAAGACAGCTCCTAAAGTTTTAACCAAATGCCTgacaaaaatatcattttaaactgtctgctgttatttttgtgatcattttcagacatttaaatcCAACAGTGGCTCTTTTAAACTTAGCTCTCCATGTTTAAGTTTCATAAGAGAATGCAAATGTCTTATGAAAAAAGGCAATAATAACCTGTACTCAAAAGGAACATCTCCATATCCTCGGAACGCCCCTCCCATTATTGGAGCTCTTTTATAAGACGGAGGAGGAATATACCCCGGAGGCCCAGAATCCTGTGCAAAATAGTCCAACTGAGGGTCGTTACTTCTCGATGTGGGGATGGGAGTTCTGTCCCTTGCCATGGGGGTCACTGACTCTCTGCCGGACAGAACCTCGCAGCTTCCCCTGATCTGCTGGTGCATCTCGTAAGAAGGGGGTCTGGGGGGTCGGGTGAAGCGGGCCTTTGGTGTGATTGAGAGTTGGTTGGCACTGGCCGGCCTCCCGTTTTCTGGCCAGCGAGGTGCTCGATAAAAGTCTTGGTGGGTCAGCGGGTGGCCGTTGACCCGCCTGAACATTTCCTTACCAGACAATGCTATGTCCACGTATTGCAGGCTCTCGGGTTGCAACACCCTGGGCAGAGACTGGGATTTAGCTTTGGTCCTGGGGTGGACTACCATGCCCTCCGGCGTTCTGGCATGGAGTCGCTGCTGCTCCTGTCCCCAACGCTCCGCCTCGCTCTGAGACATCTGGCGGCCGAAGCTCACAGCTGGGTGCCACTCCTCCGTCCCCAGGCTCTGGCATTTCCTCTCAGTTGCCATCCTCCATTGCTGGAGAGCGGCCTCCCTTTCTCTAGAGCGACCCTGTGTCTGGGCTAGGGCTTGAGCTTGGGCATGGGCTGCCCAGCGCTGCCTTTCCTGAGCTGCTCTCTGACGGTCCTCCACAGAGAGCTCTTGACCTCTGGCCTGCTGAGGCCCTTCTGGCCTGCTGTACCCTCCCTGTCCCTTTCCATGGGGTTCCCTGATGTCAGCGTAGTCCAGCAGCACGCTGAAATCCtgtcctctcctcctccagtaTGAAACATCCTTGGATTGTGGCTGTGGGCCTCTGTTGCCATCGCAAAACCTTGAAGGAAagccaaataaatgaaaatgtcagagtACCATCTGTGAACTGAACAAAAAGTGGACAAGATTCGAGAGTTTTTATACGCCAGTTATAGACACTCTATAAGATTTTTCAGTGAAAATCTTAAGTCAGTgctagtgtctttttcttcaaatgctgtatacagtgaaccctcattataaaataaatacctaaaaatcaacaataatgcaaaagaaaaaataaagaacaacgCTATACCaaggctggacaataaatcaataacaatttGTATTGCAATAGATCAGTATCAATATTCTGATAgaatattaattcatttttactgaactccgatccagaaccgcacagcattctggtaGATGTAGGAAAGGCTTAAACCACTCAACcttcaatttaattca
Coding sequences within:
- the jcada gene encoding uncharacterized protein jcada, translated to MYSVEDLLISHGYKLPRHAASSTPTPVPASSSARQPPSSSPPSYSKHHEILENKSGPRTVNGYERGPASAMGNSGGTRQPQVYVGGCPNNNNEPSEGSQPKRDGENRGQTDTHSLGESLTSDSGFCDGNRGPQPQSKDVSYWRRRGQDFSVLLDYADIREPHGKGQGGYSRPEGPQQARGQELSVEDRQRAAQERQRWAAHAQAQALAQTQGRSREREAALQQWRMATERKCQSLGTEEWHPAVSFGRQMSQSEAERWGQEQQRLHARTPEGMVVHPRTKAKSQSLPRVLQPESLQYVDIALSGKEMFRRVNGHPLTHQDFYRAPRWPENGRPASANQLSITPKARFTRPPRPPSYEMHQQIRGSCEVLSGRESVTPMARDRTPIPTSRSNDPQLDYFAQDSGPPGYIPPPSYKRAPIMGGAFRGYGDVPFEYRYRGDMYPQIQVAPDGSHWFIRHPACSWPGPHRDRSASSQKQLYPVYSTQEHSGGGVQYISFDDPRIRHISSALGGNSLTDADKIRHIRNELPSVTVSEPAPDDSAFLPPPLGPFVSAKLAGENNQTSSSNVDNENKRWRSDLHKDSISNFRAPDQNCNNRHLNTLPSPSSPSSAFQLPLTRTFSRQGSSSDQVFAETITQVKTIVPESGQEIQRNTKRRVSETIFCLVSVPVHTPTNINKGLAADQNNNEAMPNLTITNTDTFAVGLKESPNIRSKSVNEIPIKSHYSHYHTTSTSSMRNYKRAPLRKEVIDAWVLQANEDKELGYGGSWPGNQYRNQETQTGSPVTGFKSPETQSPTKRQEALHSASDTTMDLDVGTDGASSYGYPMTGQKNLHLSSNSAFSRLSLSPTQTESLQHTQQDSSSPTKTHNQGEHQLSSLKKSSPPESEEQLVFGQFLLKPVNRRPCDAIGELETINKEMEDTISKRPNVSRFKNDSADERLACFKSGAHFTGGPEPGREAISLPPMHIERPNHIKKRSKSFASSADLESLEMSGTFSKPQANNIPLTSKQSPLPKPSRSNNFLLSFVPPCSDSNHLYRQDIPVPQESLLRDVGLTVYTETPGGPGEPMQRSLSVPSPLNHKDHSQSVTALVRTSGSFEHNSREEFDRNLKGHSKSDLSPVGGESKVCGIERESCISPEKGNSLHTTRRTMEVSYAFRDDDSDERYALSEPLTYKNDSTIADKHLESLLIQEKANTLPTEDLSNLYEVKFAKGIPENESIEERAARILGIAVPVEALCVEDKQSDDDEPEMDSALVDKQLSSNEETQQVTRAIVQVQEESLIVQGPDMEEIKETGSRVVQEEEDRLKHTNDHSDGQQNQDTETPSVLDIPEFPPSKLPLSLPVTPDETLSLSICSGEKKGRGGTCKLIESLQDKLNCSAASSAAASTGLTTDRMARLKELDSVSRIRRLSLKTPEPESKVVEDLTMKVCNETRENVVQHGVDKEELEENGKITQEEENQNECVNLKKFEEPKELADEICRKEQRHLVEVHDMTDETGEKASSKINEEHFKPDAEERMMELRIVEDVENTSENIPEALVCTAETTKHAEEGKLPIPKQRTKLQKPPLLPKPRSVPKREITLPLSFSTGTCGTSDVEDEEMLSVSDSYDPSRVERV